In one window of Mercurialis annua linkage group LG4, ddMerAnnu1.2, whole genome shotgun sequence DNA:
- the LOC126676280 gene encoding transcription factor CYCLOIDEA-like, with protein MQIQNPQMFTSTNNTLNPFALFTSSSSSCYDPSPHIAHHEPNNHSIFLHHHSLPQPTNILQNSSMFISKQNIHGDQEQQQDPTSFVPAKKAVKKDRHSKICTAQGLRDRRVRLSIQIARKFFDLQDMLGFDKASKTLEWLLFKSKKAIKELTKNEGSAVIKSFLENGELEGLVSKQENETESGDLCKNKRSKKIKKVDLAAKESRAKARERARERTRVKICSRQFHCRSDINNNHQACEKTSVNCESLKVFSHHHQELGQELPVTNPNPSSLAGPEPKGNIAADSMVITRKLKQSTMMGYQQNLVMFKDISCNNLLPNLPENWDINSAIARSSPSFCSITNMNRFSGVHLYGKLWEADQND; from the exons ATGCAAATTCAAAATCCACAAATGTTCACTTCTACTAACAACACTCTCAACCCTTTTGCACTCTTcacttcttcctcttcttcttgttATGATCCTTCTCCTCACATAGCTCATCATGAACCTAATAATCACAGCATTTTTCTTCACCACCACAGTTTACCACAACCAACTAATATTCTGCAAAACAGCTCCATGTTCATTTCTAAGCAAAATATTCATGGAGATCAAGAACAACAGCAGGACCCTACTTCTTTTGTTCCTGCGAAAAAGGCGGTCAAGAAAGATAGACACAGCAAGATTTGCACAGCTCAAGGTTTAAGAGATCGGAGAGTGAGATTGTCGATTCAGATCGCTAGAAAGTTCTTTGATCTTCAAGATATGTTAGGGTTTGATAAAGCAAGTAAAACCCTAGAATGGCTACTGTTTAAGTCAAAAAAAGCCATTAAAGAACTAACCAAGAATGAAGGATCTGCCGTTATCAAAAGTTTTCTTGAAAATGGTGAGCTAGAGGGTTTAGTTTCAAAGCAAGAAAATGAAACTGAAAGTGGTGATTTATGTAAGAACAAAAGGagtaaaaagataaagaaagtTGACCTAGCAGCTAAAGAGTCAAGGGCAAAAGCAAGGGAAAGAGCAAGAGAAAGAACAAGAGTTAAAATCTGCAGTAGACAATTTCATTGTCGCTCAGATATTAATAATAATCATCAAGCTTGTGAGAAAACAAGTGTAAACTGTGAATCTTTGAAAGTTTTTTCTCATCATCATCAAGAATTAGGGCAGGAGTTACCCGTTACTAACCCTAACCCATCGTCACTCGCCGGTCCAGAGCCTAAAGGAAACATTGCTGCAGATTCAATGGTGATTACGAGGAAATTGAAGCAATCTACAATGATGGGTTATCAACAAAATCTTGTAATGTTCAAAGATATAAGCTGCAACAATTTATTGCCTAATTTACCAGAAAATTGGGACATTAATAGCGCAATTGCGCGCTCTAGCCCTAGTTTTTGTTCGATTACCAACATGAATCGATTTTCAG GAGTGCATCTGTATGGCAAGCTGTGGGAGGCTGATCAAAATGATTAG